A segment of the Agromyces sp. H17E-10 genome:
GCGCTCGCGGATCTTGGGGTAGAGCCGGTACTTGTGGCTCAGCTTCCAGACGAGGATCGACCCGCCGAACGTGACGAGCGCGGCGAGCAGCGCGAGCGACAGGAAGAGGGTCATGAGGCGGCGGGACCCGCTTCGTCGACCGCTTCGTCGGCCGGCTCGCCGGTGCGAGCGGGCGCGTCGTCGACCGTCGCGGATGCCTCGGGCTCGCCTCCCGCGGGAGCGAGCAGCTCCTCCCCCACGACCGCGGCGATGCGCTCGCGTGAGATGACCCCCGCACGCACGATGCGCAGCACGCCGCCCGACTCGGTGAGCCCGGTCGCGTCGACGATCGTCGACGAGGTGTCGCCCGGTCGCTCGCCGATCGCCTCGTACCCGGTGCCGGCGGCACCGCCGTCGAGGTAGACGGCGACCGACTCGCCGAGCATCTCGAGCGCGCTGTCGGCGGTCTTCGCCGACGGCATTCCCGACAGGTTCGCCGACGAGACCGCGAGCGGACCCGTCTCGGCGAGGAGCTCGAGCGCGACCGGATTCGCGGGCATGCGCAGTGCAACCGTGCCGCGGGTCTCGCCGAGGTCCCACTGCAGCGACGGCTGCGCGCGCAGGATCACCGTGAGACCGCCCGGCCAGAACTCCGCGACGAGGTCGCGCACGGCCGACGGCACCTCGGTCGCGAGGGCGTCGAGCGTCGGCAGGCCCGGGATGAGCACGGGCGGCGGCGACGTGCGCTCACGCCCTTTCGCCTCGAGCAGCCGGGCCACGGCCTTCGCGTTGAACGCGTCGGCGGCGACGCCGTAGACCGTGTCGGTCGGCAGCACGACGAGTTCGCCGCGACCGATCGCGCCGCGCGCGAGTCGCATGCCGGTGAGCAGCTGGGAGTCGACCGAGCAGTCGTAGGTGGCAGTCATGACCAGCCGATTCTAGACCAGCGGCGGGAGACGGCCGGATGCC
Coding sequences within it:
- a CDS encoding L-threonylcarbamoyladenylate synthase — protein: MTATYDCSVDSQLLTGMRLARGAIGRGELVVLPTDTVYGVAADAFNAKAVARLLEAKGRERTSPPPVLIPGLPTLDALATEVPSAVRDLVAEFWPGGLTVILRAQPSLQWDLGETRGTVALRMPANPVALELLAETGPLAVSSANLSGMPSAKTADSALEMLGESVAVYLDGGAAGTGYEAIGERPGDTSSTIVDATGLTESGGVLRIVRAGVISRERIAAVVGEELLAPAGGEPEASATVDDAPARTGEPADEAVDEAGPAAS